In the Geovibrio ferrireducens genome, one interval contains:
- a CDS encoding GSU3529 family protein translates to MEQNDVFERLKSAVIKAQNELDLPDHIADSVMEIASRPTFFASKAKIVGDLAEMVLDYHTYAEACCERLGASASDIQYVVGYIKSSVKGS, encoded by the coding sequence ATGGAACAGAACGATGTTTTTGAGAGATTGAAATCAGCCGTTATAAAAGCTCAGAACGAGCTTGACCTGCCGGATCACATTGCGGATTCTGTTATGGAGATAGCCTCCAGACCTACTTTTTTCGCCTCAAAAGCAAAAATAGTGGGCGACCTTGCTGAGATGGTGCTGGATTATCACACCTATGCGGAAGCTTGCTGTGAGAGGCTGGGTGCATCTGCCAGCGATATTCAGTACGTTGTCGGCTACATCAAATCAAGCGTGAAGGGGAGCTAA